In the genome of Paenibacillus sp. FSL R5-0766, one region contains:
- a CDS encoding TIGR02206 family membrane protein — translation MAYPPWLDPYDAEPFILFSRSHIVSISVITAWIVLMFLLRHHLRSWSERARRILRIALACIMFACEIVLQLWYVYGGIWSLQTSLPLELCSLSLLLSALLLLTRSRLLHSALLFAGIAGALMAILTPNLGYGYAHFRFIQFFVAHACIILALLYMTWVEQLRPSWRSVAGSMIFVNVAALIVYVVDVMLDANYMFLRHKPSTPSVLDMLGPYPMYILGEEILALVLFSLMYILLFAIPDRLKHRVKKGKSSAV, via the coding sequence ATGGCGTATCCACCATGGCTGGACCCGTATGATGCAGAGCCGTTTATCCTGTTCTCCCGTTCACATATCGTTTCAATTAGCGTAATTACAGCATGGATTGTACTGATGTTTTTGCTTCGACACCATCTTCGATCATGGTCAGAGAGGGCACGCCGCATACTGCGAATTGCTCTGGCCTGTATCATGTTTGCCTGCGAAATCGTGCTGCAACTCTGGTATGTGTACGGAGGGATATGGAGCCTGCAGACGTCACTGCCACTCGAACTATGCAGTCTGTCTCTGCTATTATCGGCGTTGTTACTACTGACACGCAGTCGACTGTTACATTCCGCACTGCTGTTTGCAGGCATTGCTGGAGCCCTTATGGCGATCCTGACTCCTAATCTGGGTTATGGTTATGCACATTTTCGATTCATTCAATTTTTCGTTGCTCATGCCTGTATCATTCTGGCTTTACTATACATGACCTGGGTGGAACAGCTGCGACCTAGCTGGAGATCTGTAGCAGGTTCGATGATATTTGTGAATGTGGCTGCACTAATCGTATACGTTGTAGATGTCATGCTTGACGCGAATTATATGTTTTTGAGACACAAGCCGAGTACACCCTCGGTGCTTGATATGTTAGGTCCGTATCCCATGTACATCCTTGGGGAAGAGATACTTGCGCTAGTTTTGTTCTCGCTGATGTACATTTTGCTCTTTGCCATTCCAGATCGGTTGAAGCATCGTGTGAAAAAAGGTAAAAGCTCCGCGGTATAG
- a CDS encoding proline dehydrogenase family protein: MSVGTEIYRKTLLTVAGNKAVENLSIRYGKKLAGKFIAGNTLEEALEEIHILNNKGIMATLDHLGEGITRLNEAALYRDEYVRLVEGIAREGADSNVSLKPTQMGLALDPEEGYRNIRTVATQAKLHDLFVRIDMEDSPFTQATLDIVRRLHSEGLNNTGTVLQAYLHRTEEDTRDMIREGIRLRLVKGAYKEPGSVAYQNTSEVIHQFKTMIRNHLDQGVYTAVASHDDHIINWTKQYAKDRGISQDAFEFQMLYGLRMSEQERLAKEGYRIRCYVPYGTMWYPYYTRRLAEKPANLWMVVKNMFR; encoded by the coding sequence ATGAGTGTGGGAACGGAAATATATCGCAAAACCTTATTAACCGTGGCAGGCAACAAAGCTGTAGAAAACCTGTCCATTAGATATGGTAAGAAGCTGGCAGGCAAATTTATTGCAGGAAACACCTTGGAAGAAGCTCTCGAAGAGATCCACATACTCAATAATAAAGGCATTATGGCTACGCTCGATCATCTTGGCGAAGGCATCACCCGCCTGAACGAAGCGGCATTGTACAGGGATGAGTATGTACGACTGGTAGAAGGCATTGCACGTGAAGGGGCAGACTCCAACGTCTCGCTGAAACCGACACAAATGGGCCTCGCACTTGACCCGGAAGAGGGTTATCGAAATATCCGTACCGTTGCCACACAAGCCAAATTGCATGATCTATTTGTCCGAATTGATATGGAGGATAGTCCATTTACTCAAGCAACGCTGGATATTGTTCGAAGATTGCACTCGGAAGGACTGAACAATACAGGCACAGTATTGCAAGCCTACCTGCATCGCACCGAAGAAGATACACGTGATATGATTCGGGAAGGCATTCGGCTTCGGCTGGTTAAAGGTGCTTACAAAGAACCCGGATCAGTCGCCTATCAGAATACTTCTGAAGTCATTCATCAATTCAAAACGATGATTCGTAATCACCTCGATCAGGGTGTGTACACTGCGGTTGCCTCGCATGATGATCACATCATTAACTGGACGAAACAATACGCCAAGGATCGGGGGATCTCGCAGGATGCCTTTGAATTCCAGATGTTATATGGTCTGCGCATGAGCGAACAGGAACGTCTCGCCAAAGAAGGCTATCGCATTCGCTGTTACGTACCTTATGGCACCATGTGGTATCCGTACTATACCCGCCGTTTGGCCGAAAAACCGGCTAATCTTTGGATGGTCGTTAAGAATATGTTCCGATAA
- a CDS encoding aspartate ammonia-lyase has protein sequence MSTMSTRTEKDFIGEKEIPAYAYYGIQTVRAVENFPITGVPVHRELITALAAVKKAAAITNMELKMLPSKIGDVIVMAAEEMMKGHHLDHFIVDSIQGGAGTSMNMNMNEILANRGLELLTKSKGDYFHCNPNNHVNMSQSTNDVVPTALRIAAYQLSETLLATMRRLQDAFRKKELEFNDVVKVGRTHLQDAVPIRLGQEFGAYARVIGRDIERLEFANRRLLTINMGATAVGTGLNAKPEYIVKVTEHLSDVTGLPLQTAEDLVDATQNTDAYLELSAALKVCAVSLSKICNDIRMMASGPRAGFNELRLPPRQPGSSIMPGKVNPVMAEVINQVSFQVMGNDHTICMACEAGQFELNVMGPVIAFNLLQSLKIMNNGIDVFTRYAVEEMEANRERCELIMNQSFSVVTALNPHLGYNVAASIVKEALKTGLSLQEIILERGLLTPEELEEILHPEQMTTPGIAGEHFLRNMERL, from the coding sequence ATGTCTACTATGTCCACACGGACGGAGAAAGATTTTATCGGTGAAAAAGAAATCCCGGCTTATGCTTATTACGGAATTCAGACGGTACGGGCCGTGGAAAACTTCCCGATTACCGGCGTTCCGGTACACCGGGAGCTGATCACGGCTCTGGCTGCGGTGAAGAAGGCAGCAGCGATTACCAACATGGAGTTGAAAATGCTGCCGAGCAAGATTGGCGATGTGATCGTCATGGCGGCTGAAGAAATGATGAAAGGCCATCATTTGGATCATTTTATTGTAGACTCCATTCAGGGTGGTGCAGGCACCTCCATGAATATGAATATGAACGAAATTTTGGCCAACCGCGGGCTGGAACTGTTAACGAAAAGCAAGGGAGACTACTTCCATTGCAATCCAAATAATCATGTGAACATGTCCCAGTCTACTAATGACGTGGTTCCTACAGCACTGCGCATTGCGGCGTACCAACTGTCGGAGACGTTACTCGCTACCATGAGAAGACTACAGGATGCATTCCGTAAAAAAGAACTGGAATTCAACGATGTGGTCAAGGTTGGCCGTACCCATCTTCAGGATGCCGTACCTATTCGCCTTGGACAAGAATTCGGAGCCTATGCCCGTGTAATCGGACGGGATATTGAGCGTCTTGAATTCGCCAATCGCCGCTTGCTTACCATTAATATGGGTGCAACTGCCGTAGGTACAGGACTTAATGCCAAACCCGAATACATCGTCAAGGTTACAGAGCACCTGTCTGATGTTACCGGACTTCCACTACAAACAGCTGAGGATCTCGTGGATGCAACGCAGAACACAGATGCCTATCTGGAACTTTCAGCGGCGCTGAAGGTATGTGCGGTTAGCCTTTCCAAAATCTGTAATGATATTCGCATGATGGCTTCAGGTCCGCGTGCAGGATTCAATGAATTGCGCTTGCCACCACGTCAGCCAGGTTCGTCCATTATGCCGGGCAAAGTTAACCCCGTTATGGCGGAAGTCATTAACCAGGTATCCTTCCAGGTGATGGGGAACGACCATACAATCTGTATGGCGTGTGAAGCCGGTCAATTCGAGCTGAATGTCATGGGCCCAGTTATTGCGTTTAACTTGCTGCAATCGCTGAAAATTATGAATAACGGCATTGATGTTTTCACGCGTTATGCAGTTGAAGAGATGGAAGCTAACCGTGAGCGCTGTGAATTAATCATGAACCAAAGTTTCAGTGTGGTTACGGCGTTGAACCCGCATTTAGGTTATAATGTAGCAGCTTCCATCGTGAAGGAAGCGCTCAAGACTGGACTTTCCTTGCAAGAGATTATTCTGGAACGCGGATTGCTCACACCGGAAGAACTGGAAGAGATTCTTCATCCGGAACAGATGACTACACCAGGGATTGCCGGAGAACACTTCCTGCGTAATATGGAACGTTTGTAG
- a CDS encoding ring-cleaving dioxygenase produces MQIKGLHHVSALTAHADQNYRFYTNIMGLRLIKKTVNQDDVSVYHLFYGDEKGNPGTELTFFEIPMAGQTREGVNSISGTSLRVPSDAALTYWQQRFDEFEVPHGEIVERGGRATLSFTDFEGQRLILVSDENNTGVAGGKPWNQSPVPAEYGIVGLGPIHLTVKDASLTAPVLTELLGFRAKGSYPAFTPGQPDVLVFESGEGGSGSEVHVEERNDLVQERPGRGSVHHVAFRVDNEEELKQWVERVRNFQFPNSGFVDRFYFRSLYFREANGILFELATDGPGFDTDEELEHLGESLALPPFLEGRRAEIEANLKPLDTMIR; encoded by the coding sequence ATGCAAATCAAAGGACTTCATCACGTATCAGCTCTAACAGCACATGCCGATCAGAACTATCGTTTCTATACCAACATCATGGGTTTGCGCCTCATTAAAAAAACAGTCAACCAAGACGACGTGTCCGTCTACCATCTCTTCTATGGCGATGAAAAAGGCAATCCGGGTACAGAACTTACCTTCTTCGAGATTCCGATGGCCGGACAGACTCGTGAAGGGGTGAACAGCATATCTGGCACGTCACTGCGCGTTCCAAGTGATGCGGCACTTACTTACTGGCAGCAACGTTTTGACGAATTCGAAGTCCCACATGGAGAGATTGTTGAACGGGGTGGTCGTGCCACGCTCTCGTTCACAGACTTTGAAGGACAACGTCTGATTCTGGTCTCAGATGAAAATAATACAGGTGTCGCTGGTGGTAAACCATGGAATCAGAGCCCTGTGCCTGCCGAATATGGCATTGTAGGCCTAGGCCCTATCCATCTTACAGTAAAAGATGCTTCCCTTACCGCTCCGGTTCTTACCGAACTGCTCGGTTTCAGAGCTAAAGGAAGTTACCCTGCCTTTACTCCAGGTCAACCTGATGTACTCGTTTTTGAATCCGGCGAAGGTGGCAGCGGCTCCGAGGTCCATGTTGAGGAACGGAATGACCTTGTCCAAGAGCGTCCTGGACGTGGCAGCGTACACCATGTTGCGTTCCGTGTGGATAATGAGGAAGAACTGAAACAATGGGTGGAACGGGTTCGTAACTTCCAATTCCCTAACTCCGGGTTTGTAGATCGCTTCTACTTCCGCTCCCTGTATTTCCGTGAAGCAAACGGTATTCTGTTCGAGCTTGCAACCGATGGTCCGGGATTTGATACAGACGAAGAATTGGAGCATCTGGGAGAATCGCTTGCCTTGCCTCCATTCCTTGAAGGCCGCCGCGCTGAGATTGAAGCGAACCTGAAACCACTGGATACCATGATCCGCTAA
- the pruA gene encoding L-glutamate gamma-semialdehyde dehydrogenase, whose protein sequence is MNIPFVNEPFTPFAVQANQEAFEDALRQVEAELGKEYPIIIGGQKITSSRTLTSVNPAAKNQVVGTIHQADQELAEKAIQTAAETFHTWKHTDPNERARYLYKAAAIMRRRKHEFSAWMVYEAGKTWPEADADTAEAIDFMEFYARDMQRLSESQPLVRIAGEDNELSYIPLGVGIVIPPWNFPLAIMAGMTSAALVSGNTVVLKPASTTPVIAAKFMELLAEVGLPDGVVNFLPGPGSEVGDYLVDHALTRFISFTGSRDVGLRINERAARTAPGQKWIKRVIAEMGGKDSIVVDSDSDLELAAESITASAFGFSGQKCSACSRAIIHKDVYDEVLQKVIERTQKLTMGSPLEVGSQVGPVIDDKAYAKITEYIEIGKGEGRLVHGGGTGNVEGYFIEPTIIADVDPKARIAQDEIFGPVLAFIKADSFQDALDIANNTDYGLTGAVISRNREHLEQARREYFAGNLYFNRKCTGALVGTHPFGGFNMSGTDSKAGGRDYLLLFTQAKLVSEKY, encoded by the coding sequence ATGAATATCCCTTTTGTTAACGAACCATTCACACCCTTTGCAGTCCAGGCGAACCAGGAAGCATTTGAAGACGCACTTCGTCAGGTAGAAGCTGAACTTGGGAAGGAATACCCGATTATTATTGGTGGGCAAAAAATAACAAGCAGCCGCACGTTAACTTCCGTGAACCCCGCAGCCAAGAATCAAGTTGTCGGAACGATCCATCAGGCAGATCAGGAATTGGCCGAAAAGGCCATTCAGACAGCAGCGGAGACATTCCACACATGGAAACATACGGACCCGAATGAACGGGCTCGTTATCTATACAAAGCAGCTGCCATTATGCGCCGTCGCAAGCATGAGTTCTCCGCATGGATGGTCTATGAAGCCGGCAAGACTTGGCCTGAAGCCGATGCGGATACAGCGGAAGCCATTGATTTTATGGAATTTTATGCACGGGATATGCAGCGACTGAGTGAATCGCAGCCCCTTGTGCGAATTGCAGGGGAAGATAATGAACTGAGTTATATACCGCTGGGCGTGGGCATTGTCATTCCACCTTGGAACTTCCCACTGGCGATTATGGCAGGCATGACCTCTGCTGCACTGGTCTCCGGCAACACGGTAGTATTAAAGCCCGCCAGCACAACTCCGGTGATTGCCGCGAAGTTTATGGAGCTGCTCGCAGAAGTTGGCCTGCCGGATGGCGTCGTGAACTTTTTACCAGGACCAGGCAGTGAAGTGGGTGATTATCTCGTGGATCATGCGCTTACCCGGTTTATCAGCTTCACCGGTTCCAGAGATGTAGGACTGCGAATTAATGAACGTGCGGCACGAACAGCTCCAGGTCAAAAGTGGATCAAACGGGTTATTGCAGAAATGGGCGGCAAGGATTCTATCGTTGTAGACAGTGACAGTGATCTGGAACTCGCGGCAGAGTCCATTACCGCTTCGGCATTTGGTTTCTCAGGACAGAAATGTTCGGCGTGTTCCCGTGCCATTATTCATAAGGATGTATATGATGAAGTATTGCAAAAAGTGATTGAACGGACACAGAAACTGACGATGGGTAGTCCGCTTGAAGTTGGCAGTCAGGTTGGACCGGTTATCGATGACAAGGCATATGCAAAGATCACGGAATATATTGAAATCGGCAAGGGGGAGGGGCGTCTTGTGCACGGCGGCGGTACAGGGAACGTTGAAGGTTATTTCATTGAACCAACCATAATTGCGGATGTGGACCCCAAAGCCCGGATTGCTCAAGATGAGATTTTTGGACCTGTGCTTGCGTTCATCAAAGCAGACTCCTTTCAGGATGCATTGGATATCGCCAATAATACCGACTATGGCCTGACCGGCGCGGTAATCTCACGTAATCGTGAACATCTGGAACAGGCAAGACGCGAGTACTTTGCGGGTAATCTGTATTTCAACCGGAAATGTACCGGAGCACTGGTAGGCACACATCCATTTGGCGGATTTAACATGTCAGGCACGGATTCCAAGGCAGGTGGAAGAGACTATCTGCTGCTGTTTACACAGGCAAAGCTGGTATCGGAGAAATACTAG
- the rpoN gene encoding RNA polymerase factor sigma-54, translating into MLGVQLVQEQRIRLSITPEMKQSFHLLTMSGQDLTRYLLDAAEENPVLELEEQAGPLARIPRRMDQRRYGSYDPLLQAKGAEPTLEQLLIAQIRVMTIPDELENMAVYLAGCVNDDGYLTVELAEVQATLELPMSKIAAGLGLLQSLDPAGVGARNLQECLLLQIRRDPLAVQYAERMVEAGLEALVPFHPSRTGSRLGMTSQEAQTAYDYITRLDPKPCRSIGCTERPHYIIPDAIVGLRNGEVHYSLHAAGNPRVSMNEACFRWIREEAPDAIWSTRVAEARAIIRSVHLRRRTLVRVLAAVMEEQKHFLVKGPSALKPLNLAVIAEKIGMHESTVSRAVNGKYIETPHGVYELKAFFASGISTTSGDKTSASVVKRRLKEIIRTEQAQRPYSDSRLATLLAEEGIVISRRTVAKYREELQILPSLERKRWA; encoded by the coding sequence ATGTTAGGTGTTCAGTTGGTACAGGAACAACGTATTCGGCTGTCCATCACGCCGGAGATGAAACAATCCTTTCATTTGCTAACCATGTCTGGCCAGGATCTGACCCGTTACTTGCTGGATGCGGCGGAGGAAAATCCGGTGCTCGAACTGGAAGAACAAGCCGGGCCCCTCGCCCGGATTCCGCGGCGAATGGATCAGCGCAGGTATGGTTCCTATGATCCGCTGCTTCAGGCCAAAGGTGCCGAACCTACTCTGGAACAATTGCTGATTGCGCAAATTCGAGTGATGACAATTCCAGACGAATTGGAAAATATGGCCGTATATTTGGCAGGGTGCGTTAATGATGATGGTTATCTGACGGTTGAACTGGCAGAGGTGCAAGCAACACTTGAGCTTCCGATGAGCAAGATTGCAGCAGGACTGGGGCTTCTCCAATCGCTGGACCCTGCTGGTGTAGGTGCGCGGAATCTGCAAGAATGTCTATTGCTTCAGATCAGACGCGATCCATTGGCTGTTCAGTACGCTGAACGTATGGTGGAAGCCGGATTGGAAGCACTGGTTCCTTTTCACCCAAGTAGAACAGGGAGTCGATTAGGTATGACTTCACAGGAAGCTCAGACTGCCTATGACTATATTACACGTCTGGACCCCAAGCCCTGTCGATCCATCGGATGTACAGAACGGCCACATTACATTATTCCGGATGCCATTGTTGGATTGCGTAACGGTGAGGTCCATTACAGTTTGCATGCAGCAGGTAACCCTCGGGTATCGATGAATGAAGCGTGCTTCCGCTGGATCAGGGAAGAGGCTCCGGACGCTATCTGGTCTACCCGGGTGGCAGAGGCGAGGGCTATTATTCGGAGTGTACACTTGCGGCGCAGGACTTTAGTACGTGTGCTGGCGGCAGTGATGGAAGAGCAGAAGCATTTTTTGGTCAAAGGCCCATCCGCGCTAAAACCGCTTAATCTGGCTGTTATTGCAGAGAAGATTGGCATGCATGAATCAACGGTAAGTCGTGCGGTGAACGGTAAATACATTGAGACCCCACATGGTGTATATGAACTCAAGGCTTTTTTTGCCTCGGGAATCAGTACAACGTCAGGGGATAAAACATCAGCATCAGTGGTAAAACGCAGATTAAAAGAAATCATTCGCACGGAGCAGGCTCAGCGTCCATACTCGGATAGTCGTTTGGCTACACTGCTCGCCGAGGAAGGGATTGTCATCTCCCGCAGAACGGTTGCCAAGTACAGGGAGGAACTTCAGATTCTGCCTTCCCTTGAGCGTAAACGGTGGGCTTAA
- a CDS encoding stalk domain-containing protein, which yields MKKKVVLGLMVGTLTLGIGTGALAATGLEQIKAYLNSKITLKMNGATVTAKDANGKTVLPITYNGTTYLPVRAVGSLLGTEITYDSATSSVLIGGKNETGPVTNDKVTLSTLGTTVLGSTAWHTKDPAETTYKGKDYKDVYLHNDPTKQGDDIQINTGKKYSSLHLELAALKGNQEIHIYDQDLATLKKFNITPESGMMSLDVDVKGTDAVYVEIVSEDPGSALFVPLTTSYLTK from the coding sequence ATGAAGAAAAAGGTTGTACTGGGTTTGATGGTAGGCACATTAACGCTTGGAATCGGAACAGGTGCACTCGCAGCAACAGGACTGGAACAGATTAAAGCCTATCTGAACAGCAAGATTACGCTAAAAATGAATGGTGCCACGGTGACAGCCAAAGATGCCAATGGTAAAACAGTGTTGCCTATCACCTACAACGGAACGACTTATTTGCCTGTACGTGCTGTGGGATCCTTGCTTGGGACAGAGATCACTTATGACAGTGCAACTTCATCCGTCCTGATTGGTGGCAAAAATGAAACCGGGCCAGTAACCAACGATAAAGTAACATTAAGTACACTGGGAACAACGGTGTTGGGATCTACCGCATGGCATACCAAAGATCCTGCGGAGACTACTTACAAAGGCAAGGATTACAAGGATGTTTATCTACATAATGATCCTACGAAACAGGGGGATGATATCCAGATTAATACGGGTAAAAAGTATTCTTCTCTGCACTTGGAACTTGCCGCGCTGAAAGGAAATCAGGAGATTCATATCTATGATCAGGATCTCGCGACACTCAAAAAGTTCAATATCACTCCAGAAAGCGGTATGATGAGTCTAGATGTGGATGTTAAAGGTACAGACGCTGTCTATGTAGAGATTGTATCTGAAGATCCGGGTTCGGCTCTGTTTGTACCGCTCACAACATCGTATCTGACGAAGTAA
- a CDS encoding methyl-accepting chemotaxis protein — MKWTLGAKTVAGLVLISIITYGTSGFFIFFVKDWITLDIPNWVYISIILIMGVCWNGILGWFASRWLTRPIVHLSRAAQQVSAGDLTTEIPQRRTQDELTVLYDAFRAMVSNLRSIVNDIADSTRTTSQNAQSLSEAITQAAEQIEMMSDAVDHIALGVEEQKVTSHQSLITADEMLNDFQRMHSQSMDMTEMSGQMERSVDHTKQTFSSLMKGMDELAESHNRSRDIMLLLEKEASDIEVITHSVKNIAEETGLLALNASIEAARAGEEGSGFAVVAQQIRKLADESKESVHRINELISRVQQRIRETAQLSHEQHGLVVNESERTISVDQTLHELTGTVEVFMKGAHDIGSKIAEQTGRVEQTHGHVKKIQGKAGSFSDEARRIMDAAHEETAIMEEISSSAEELRQLTDRLLDKTKAFRMQP; from the coding sequence ATGAAATGGACTTTAGGAGCAAAGACTGTCGCAGGTCTGGTACTGATTTCGATTATTACCTACGGAACTAGCGGCTTTTTTATATTTTTTGTCAAAGACTGGATTACGTTAGATATTCCGAATTGGGTATACATATCGATTATCCTGATCATGGGAGTATGCTGGAACGGGATTCTGGGATGGTTTGCCTCACGCTGGCTGACTCGTCCAATCGTTCACCTGTCCCGGGCTGCACAGCAGGTGTCAGCGGGTGACCTGACAACCGAAATTCCGCAGCGACGCACGCAGGATGAACTTACCGTATTATATGATGCTTTTCGCGCAATGGTTTCTAACCTTCGAAGCATTGTAAATGATATTGCAGACAGCACAAGAACGACTTCACAGAACGCACAGTCTCTGAGTGAAGCGATTACCCAGGCCGCCGAACAGATCGAGATGATGTCGGATGCGGTGGATCATATTGCGCTAGGCGTAGAAGAGCAGAAGGTCACTTCCCATCAATCTCTGATCACTGCGGATGAGATGCTGAACGATTTCCAGCGTATGCATAGCCAGTCCATGGACATGACAGAGATGTCCGGTCAGATGGAACGATCAGTGGATCATACCAAACAGACTTTCTCATCGTTGATGAAAGGGATGGACGAGCTGGCCGAGTCGCACAATCGTTCCCGTGACATTATGCTGCTGCTGGAGAAGGAAGCCTCCGATATCGAGGTAATTACCCATTCTGTCAAAAACATTGCTGAGGAAACAGGGTTACTTGCCCTGAATGCTTCAATTGAGGCTGCACGAGCTGGAGAAGAGGGTTCTGGTTTTGCAGTCGTGGCGCAGCAGATCCGCAAGCTGGCAGACGAAAGTAAGGAATCGGTACATCGTATTAATGAGCTGATAAGTCGTGTGCAGCAACGGATCAGGGAGACAGCCCAACTGTCTCATGAGCAGCATGGTCTCGTGGTCAATGAATCGGAGCGGACCATCTCTGTGGATCAGACGTTGCATGAGCTGACAGGCACAGTGGAAGTATTTATGAAGGGTGCTCATGATATCGGTTCCAAGATCGCAGAACAGACCGGTCGCGTGGAGCAAACGCACGGTCATGTGAAGAAGATCCAGGGGAAAGCCGGATCGTTCTCGGATGAGGCGAGACGAATTATGGATGCCGCACACGAAGAGACAGCCATCATGGAGGAGATTTCATCCTCGGCTGAAGAACTGAGACAATTAACCGATCGGTTATTGGACAAAACCAAAGCATTCCGGATGCAGCCTTAA
- a CDS encoding collagen-like protein encodes MAILSTGPIENNISGITGIRPTQSVTVKIDNRNATEMFTVLLRGYYLNGLRTLYVEELLNVSPNQVITKVYNGNFDAFEFVFSTSDTAAPEAQISVWGKDAAGELVAAHRLVSQELLGETLSTTGVTGATGATGVTGFTGATGGTGPTGVTGATGITGATGSTGATGVTGATGVTGATGSTGATGVTGATGISGVTGSTGATGVTGATGVTGATGTTGVTGTTGVTVVTGGTGATGITGATGVTGVTGSIGATGVTGATGVTGAKGSTGATGVTGATGVTGATGSTGATGVTGATGITGVTGSTGATGVTGATGITGVTGSTGATGATGVTGATGVTGVTGSTGVTGTTGVTGATGTAGQGLSSYAYIFNTSAQTVAIEADVIFDSNANLTGITHTLNTAAIIIGNAGDYAVFFNVAGVQANQFTLYQNGAPVGGSVYGSGAGTQPNPGMVIITAAPGDVLTLRNHSSASAVDLQTLAGGTQTNANASILIQQLSS; translated from the coding sequence ATGGCCATTCTATCAACTGGGCCCATTGAGAATAATATTTCAGGAATAACGGGGATCCGGCCAACTCAATCCGTTACTGTCAAAATCGATAACCGGAATGCGACAGAAATGTTCACGGTGCTTCTTCGGGGCTATTACCTTAATGGATTGAGAACATTATATGTAGAAGAACTGCTCAATGTATCACCTAATCAGGTCATAACCAAAGTTTATAATGGGAATTTTGATGCTTTTGAGTTTGTATTTTCGACCTCAGACACGGCTGCTCCAGAAGCACAAATATCTGTATGGGGCAAAGATGCCGCAGGCGAATTAGTCGCGGCTCACCGATTGGTATCCCAAGAGTTATTGGGAGAAACGCTGAGCACAACGGGTGTAACTGGAGCCACAGGAGCCACGGGCGTCACAGGGTTTACGGGTGCGACAGGGGGCACCGGACCTACTGGAGTAACAGGAGCCACGGGCATTACGGGAGCAACGGGAAGCACCGGGGCTACCGGAGTAACAGGAGCCACGGGCGTTACGGGAGCAACGGGAAGCACCGGGGCTACCGGAGTAACAGGAGCCACGGGCATTTCTGGAGTAACGGGAAGCACCGGGGCTACTGGAGTAACAGGAGCCACGGGCGTTACGGGAGCAACGGGGACTACCGGAGTAACAGGAACCACTGGCGTTACAGTAGTAACAGGAGGCACAGGGGCCACCGGAATAACAGGAGCCACGGGCGTTACGGGAGTAACGGGAAGCATCGGGGCCACCGGAGTGACAGGAGCCACGGGTGTTACGGGAGCAAAGGGAAGCACCGGAGCTACTGGAGTGACAGGAGCCACGGGTGTTACGGGAGCAACGGGAAGCACCGGAGCTACTGGAGTGACAGGAGCCACGGGCATTACGGGAGTAACGGGAAGCACCGGGGCTACCGGAGTAACAGGAGCCACGGGCATTACGGGAGTAACGGGAAGCACTGGAGCTACTGGAGCTACTGGAGTGACAGGAGCGACTGGTGTTACGGGAGTAACAGGAAGCACTGGGGTTACCGGAACGACAGGTGTCACTGGAGCAACCGGTACAGCAGGGCAAGGGTTGTCCTCGTACGCCTATATTTTTAATACTTCAGCTCAAACTGTAGCTATTGAAGCGGATGTAATCTTCGACAGCAACGCAAATCTTACCGGTATTACTCACACACTCAATACCGCTGCGATTATTATTGGTAATGCCGGGGACTATGCGGTATTTTTCAACGTTGCAGGTGTGCAGGCAAACCAATTCACCCTTTATCAAAACGGAGCCCCTGTAGGTGGCAGTGTCTATGGTTCAGGAGCTGGGACTCAACCGAATCCAGGCATGGTCATTATTACGGCTGCTCCCGGTGATGTGCTGACATTACGGAATCATTCCAGCGCATCCGCTGTTGATCTGCAAACACTAGCAGGTGGAACACAGACCAATGCTAATGCTTCTATTCTTATTCAACAATTAAGTAGTTAA